In a genomic window of Rhizobium sp. ARZ01:
- a CDS encoding dihydroxy-acid dehydratase, whose translation VLVDLKPSGQHYMEDFHKAGGMATLLRELKPLLKLDALTVTGRTLGEEIERAGPGFPQSVVKTRQNPIYPQGGIAVLSGNLAPEGAIIKQSSADAGLMEHEGRAVVFENAEDLAGRIDAADLDVTPQDILVLKNIGPKGAPGMPEAG comes from the coding sequence GTGCTGGTGGACCTGAAGCCTTCGGGCCAGCATTACATGGAAGACTTCCACAAAGCGGGCGGCATGGCCACGCTGCTGCGCGAACTCAAGCCGCTGTTGAAGCTCGACGCGCTGACCGTGACCGGCAGGACGCTGGGCGAGGAGATCGAACGCGCGGGGCCGGGGTTCCCGCAAAGCGTGGTCAAGACGCGGCAGAACCCGATCTATCCACAGGGCGGCATAGCCGTCCTTTCGGGCAACCTGGCCCCCGAAGGCGCCATCATCAAGCAGTCATCCGCCGATGCCGGGCTGATGGAACACGAAGGCCGGGCCGTGGTGTTCGAGAACGCCGAGGACCTGGCGGGCCGCATCGATGCCGCGGACCTGGACGTCACGCCGCAGGACATATTGGTGCTGAAGAACATCGGTCCCAAGGGCGCGCCCGGCATGCCGGAGGCGGGCTA